One Lysobacter enzymogenes DNA segment encodes these proteins:
- the cydB gene encoding cytochrome d ubiquinol oxidase subunit II, which produces MDYWLPVIWFGVIGFGVLMYVLLDGFVLGLGILAPFAEDEDQLDHMMNTAAPIWDGNETWLVLGGVGLLTAFPKAYSLVLSALYLPVLLMLIALVFRGVAFEFRFKARRAKAAWGAAFSLGSLFCAFAQGVILGAIVEGMPMQEGKYVGGMFDWFSPFSMLTGAAVVFGYALLGSTWLVLKTEGRLQYIARTLARPLALVVAVFIGLVSAWLPFLDSRIMARWFEGGNFYWLFPVPLLVIANAWALWRSVRREGRDGDPFVYSLGFFVLGFVGLVLGIWPNIVPGLTLWEAAAARSSQMFVLGGMVILLPAILGYTYWSYRVFRGKVAADAGYH; this is translated from the coding sequence ATGGACTATTGGCTGCCGGTGATCTGGTTCGGCGTGATCGGCTTCGGCGTATTGATGTACGTGCTGCTGGACGGCTTCGTGCTCGGCCTGGGCATCCTGGCGCCGTTCGCCGAGGACGAGGACCAGCTCGACCACATGATGAACACCGCCGCGCCGATCTGGGACGGCAACGAGACCTGGCTGGTGCTCGGCGGCGTCGGCCTGCTGACCGCGTTCCCGAAGGCGTATTCGCTGGTGCTGTCGGCGCTGTACCTGCCGGTGCTGCTGATGCTGATCGCGCTGGTGTTCCGCGGGGTGGCCTTCGAGTTCCGGTTCAAGGCCCGGCGCGCCAAGGCGGCGTGGGGCGCGGCGTTCTCGCTGGGCTCGCTGTTCTGCGCGTTCGCCCAGGGGGTGATCCTCGGCGCGATCGTCGAGGGCATGCCGATGCAGGAAGGCAAGTACGTCGGCGGCATGTTCGACTGGTTCAGCCCGTTCTCGATGCTGACCGGCGCGGCGGTGGTGTTCGGCTACGCCCTGCTCGGATCGACCTGGCTGGTGCTCAAGACCGAGGGCCGGCTGCAGTACATCGCCCGCACCCTGGCGCGGCCGCTGGCGCTGGTGGTGGCGGTGTTCATCGGCCTGGTCAGCGCCTGGCTGCCGTTCCTGGACTCGCGGATCATGGCGCGCTGGTTCGAGGGCGGGAATTTCTACTGGCTGTTCCCGGTGCCGCTGCTGGTGATCGCCAACGCCTGGGCGCTGTGGCGCTCGGTGCGGCGCGAGGGCCGCGACGGCGATCCGTTCGTGTACTCGCTGGGGTTCTTCGTGCTCGGCTTCGTCGGCCTGGTGCTGGGGATCTGGCCGAACATCGTGCCGGGGCTGACCCTGTGGGAGGCGGCCGCGGCGCGCTCCTCGCAGATGTTCGTGCTCGGCGGCATGGTTATCCTGCTGCCGGCGATCCTGGGCTACACCTACTGGTCCTACCGGGTGTTCCGCGGCAAGGTCGCGGCCGACGCCGGCTACCACTGA
- a CDS encoding YcgL domain-containing protein, which translates to MQAYVYKSLRKPDTYVFLSARDDFARLPEPVLQQLGSLQFVLEVELSPERKLARADAATVRENLVARGFHIQFPPVPGAPVAEAAQPDA; encoded by the coding sequence ATGCAAGCCTACGTGTACAAAAGTCTGCGCAAGCCAGACACCTACGTATTCCTGAGCGCGCGCGACGATTTCGCGCGCCTGCCCGAACCCGTTCTCCAGCAACTGGGTTCGCTGCAATTCGTGCTCGAAGTCGAGCTGTCGCCCGAGCGCAAACTGGCCCGCGCCGACGCGGCGACGGTGCGCGAGAACCTCGTCGCGCGCGGCTTCCACATCCAGTTCCCGCCGGTGCCCGGCGCGCCCGTCGCGGAGGCTGCGCAACCCGATGCCTGA
- a CDS encoding ankyrin repeat domain-containing protein, with amino-acid sequence MPDAPTSRALSKGFAIALAAGLALALATGFGGTPAGAVVALLGGALAQPAFALAARLWRQRGDASAQAPDWKPELLNLAALWGGATAATAALAAWPLSSLLQTGSLLAALGLSVVAGLLLLGLWRLWPLWQGSERDGAALPPQWARLPDLDLGAWRGLGVAGIVAGLVALVLLLAWPGLLGGGARWTLAVAFALASPALHVLLQAIRPADALPGAEFDPELDTVHGHDERLDGDPNELGDAELAQALYVAARAGKVERALELIELGADVNAAPPGEDGRDRRSLPVLAAVLPDLRLLRALIGRGVDLNAAHAGMTPLLAATRDSWHGRPDAVMTLLANGADPRLADHEGNTALHHAARSSDPGVAALLRDAQAELETLNHDGLSPLGVACASGNWRLAKFLLERGAKTEHPGGSPALLAAAGGDEDDPAGVQLLLKHKARIDARDGQRRSALHTAAFAGHQDIVATLLAAGADAAAIDSQQRTPVLEAARGGRPAVLEKLLEHLPQGGAEHAKALDADGASALILACQAETASPPLVLRLLELGLDAELRDRHGKRAVDRAAEAGRWSLVAALDRAYPLPAAVSGEGDADAPDGERVIVDRMPAALLRDGLREGRSSELTGLAKLLSPAELGAQLHEEDGQAPTAERIDWLLGQGADANVRNAAGDTVLFALLDRAPGSLPALHALLRRGVSPAGRGGLGRFLATCSAGEQAARGLEQFALDLIERGADAFARTPAGDPPLAIAVRLGWARLLERLLAAGVDLNARDSHGMSALHLAAALGRENMLKRLVAHGAAPDLLAADGQTPLGVALASGRRDLADWLDWRGWPLPKRPLRAGDVPAAAIVGDADAVRRLLDLGLSVDAPDSQGCTALLRAAGGGHRAVVDLLLARGADPGRAANSGATPLSAAVSMRHAEIVDRLVAAGASLEQRLPGDLTVLMVACALGLTDLAARLLAAGADVQARDAQGRMALHCAAMYGFTARERSRLVALFDTLLLAGVDADQSAAGATPLLLLLGARAEPGTAADEDVLIAGLELLLDHEASLDVQDPRGFGPLHLAALHGLLRVVQRLLRHGANPDLRDALNRTPREIAVMRGFVDIAAEFAPATAGNGNNGGVSMARFLRGGPGN; translated from the coding sequence ATGCCTGACGCTCCCACCTCGCGCGCCCTGTCGAAGGGCTTCGCCATCGCCCTGGCCGCCGGCCTGGCGCTGGCGTTGGCGACCGGCTTCGGCGGCACGCCGGCGGGGGCGGTCGTGGCGCTGCTCGGCGGCGCCCTGGCGCAGCCGGCGTTCGCGCTGGCGGCGCGGCTGTGGCGCCAGCGCGGCGACGCCTCGGCGCAGGCGCCCGACTGGAAGCCCGAACTGCTGAACCTGGCCGCGCTGTGGGGCGGTGCCACCGCTGCGACCGCGGCGCTGGCGGCATGGCCGCTGAGTTCGCTGCTGCAGACCGGCTCGTTGCTGGCCGCGCTGGGCCTGAGCGTGGTCGCCGGCCTGCTGCTGCTGGGGCTGTGGCGGCTGTGGCCGCTGTGGCAGGGCAGCGAGCGCGACGGCGCCGCGCTGCCGCCGCAATGGGCGCGTCTGCCCGACCTCGACCTGGGCGCCTGGCGCGGCCTGGGCGTGGCCGGCATCGTCGCCGGCCTCGTCGCGCTGGTCCTGTTGCTGGCCTGGCCGGGCCTGCTCGGCGGCGGCGCGCGCTGGACCCTGGCGGTCGCCTTCGCCCTGGCCTCGCCGGCGCTGCACGTGTTGCTGCAGGCGATCCGCCCGGCCGACGCGCTGCCCGGGGCCGAGTTCGATCCCGAACTCGACACCGTCCACGGCCACGACGAACGCCTCGACGGCGACCCCAACGAACTCGGCGACGCCGAACTGGCGCAGGCGCTGTACGTCGCCGCGCGCGCCGGCAAGGTCGAGCGCGCGCTGGAGCTGATCGAACTGGGCGCCGACGTCAACGCGGCGCCGCCGGGCGAGGACGGACGCGACCGCCGCAGCCTGCCGGTGCTGGCCGCGGTGCTGCCCGACCTGCGCCTGCTGCGCGCGCTGATCGGTCGCGGTGTCGACCTCAACGCCGCCCACGCCGGCATGACCCCGCTGCTGGCCGCCACCCGCGACAGCTGGCACGGCCGTCCCGACGCGGTCATGACCCTGCTCGCCAACGGCGCCGACCCGCGCCTGGCCGACCACGAAGGCAACACCGCGCTGCACCACGCCGCGCGCAGTTCCGACCCGGGCGTGGCCGCGCTGCTGCGCGACGCCCAGGCCGAGCTGGAGACGCTGAACCACGACGGCCTCAGCCCGCTCGGCGTGGCCTGCGCCAGCGGCAACTGGCGGCTGGCCAAGTTCCTGCTCGAGCGCGGCGCCAAGACCGAGCACCCCGGCGGCTCGCCGGCGCTGCTGGCCGCGGCCGGCGGCGACGAAGACGATCCGGCCGGGGTGCAGCTGCTGCTCAAGCACAAGGCGCGGATCGACGCGCGCGACGGCCAGCGCCGCAGCGCCCTGCACACCGCCGCCTTCGCCGGCCACCAGGACATCGTCGCGACCCTGCTCGCCGCCGGCGCCGACGCGGCCGCGATCGACAGCCAGCAACGCACGCCGGTGCTGGAAGCCGCGCGCGGCGGCCGCCCGGCGGTGCTGGAGAAACTGCTCGAACACCTGCCGCAGGGCGGCGCCGAACACGCCAAGGCGCTCGACGCCGACGGCGCCAGCGCGCTGATCCTGGCCTGCCAGGCCGAGACCGCCTCGCCGCCGCTGGTGCTGCGCCTGCTTGAACTGGGTCTGGACGCCGAACTGCGCGACCGCCACGGCAAGCGCGCGGTCGACCGCGCCGCCGAGGCCGGGCGCTGGTCGCTGGTGGCCGCGCTCGACCGCGCCTATCCGCTGCCGGCCGCGGTCAGCGGCGAAGGCGACGCGGACGCGCCCGACGGCGAACGGGTGATCGTCGACCGCATGCCCGCCGCGCTGCTGCGCGACGGCCTGCGTGAGGGCCGCTCCAGCGAATTGACCGGCCTGGCCAAACTGCTGAGCCCGGCCGAGCTGGGCGCGCAGCTGCACGAAGAGGACGGCCAGGCGCCGACCGCCGAGCGCATCGACTGGCTGCTGGGGCAGGGCGCCGACGCCAACGTGCGCAACGCCGCCGGCGACACCGTGTTGTTCGCCCTGCTCGACCGCGCGCCCGGCTCGCTGCCGGCGCTGCATGCGCTGCTGCGCCGCGGCGTGTCGCCGGCCGGCCGCGGCGGCCTGGGCCGGTTCCTGGCCACCTGCTCGGCCGGCGAACAGGCCGCGCGCGGGCTGGAGCAGTTCGCCCTGGACCTGATCGAACGCGGCGCCGACGCGTTCGCGCGCACCCCGGCCGGCGACCCGCCGCTGGCGATCGCGGTGCGGCTGGGCTGGGCGCGCCTGCTCGAGCGCCTGCTCGCCGCCGGCGTCGACCTCAACGCGCGCGACAGCCACGGCATGAGCGCGCTGCACCTGGCCGCGGCGCTGGGCCGCGAGAACATGCTCAAGCGGCTGGTCGCCCACGGCGCCGCCCCGGATCTGCTCGCCGCCGACGGCCAGACCCCGCTCGGCGTGGCGCTGGCCTCGGGCCGGCGCGACCTCGCCGACTGGCTGGACTGGCGCGGCTGGCCGCTGCCCAAGCGTCCGCTGCGCGCCGGCGACGTGCCCGCCGCGGCCATCGTCGGCGACGCCGACGCGGTGCGGCGCCTGCTCGACCTCGGCCTGTCGGTCGACGCGCCCGACAGCCAGGGCTGCACCGCGCTGCTGCGCGCGGCCGGCGGCGGCCATCGCGCCGTGGTCGACCTGCTGCTGGCGCGCGGCGCCGATCCGGGCCGCGCGGCCAACTCCGGCGCCACCCCGCTGTCGGCGGCGGTGAGCATGCGCCACGCCGAGATCGTCGACCGCCTGGTCGCCGCCGGCGCCTCGCTGGAGCAACGCCTGCCGGGCGACCTGACCGTGCTGATGGTGGCCTGCGCGCTGGGCCTGACCGACCTGGCCGCGCGCCTGCTCGCCGCCGGAGCCGACGTCCAGGCGCGCGACGCGCAAGGTCGCATGGCCCTGCACTGCGCGGCGATGTACGGCTTCACCGCGCGCGAACGCAGCCGCCTGGTGGCCCTGTTCGACACCCTGCTGCTGGCCGGCGTCGACGCCGACCAGTCCGCCGCCGGCGCCACCCCGCTGCTGCTGTTGCTGGGCGCGCGCGCCGAACCGGGCACCGCCGCCGACGAAGACGTGCTGATCGCCGGCCTGGAGCTGCTGCTCGACCACGAGGCCTCGCTCGACGTGCAGGACCCCCGCGGCTTCGGTCCGCTGCACCTGGCCGCGCTGCACGGCCTGCTGCGGGTGGTCCAGCGCCTGCTGCGCCACGGCGCCAACCCGGACCTGCGCGACGCCCTCAACCGCACCCCGCGCGAAATCGCGGTGATGCGCGGCTTCGTCGACATCGCCGCCGAATTCGCCCCGGCGACCGCGGGCAACGGCAACAACGGCGGCGTATCGATGGCGCGGTTCCTGCGCGGCGGGCCGGGAAACTGA